One genomic segment of Microvirga ossetica includes these proteins:
- a CDS encoding potassium channel family protein: MLRQILVGAAVSLGNIAIHALLMAAVLWAARTAVAIATFRQSLRLIAVMIATVSFLMAAHLAEVLVWALAYAIVGAAPDDTDLIYFAFVNYSTLGYGDVTPVERWHLLGPMTAMNGVLLFGWSTAVIFEVLRRVMTTTRSEGRR, from the coding sequence ATGTTGCGCCAAATTCTCGTGGGTGCTGCCGTCAGTCTTGGCAACATTGCCATCCATGCGTTGTTGATGGCGGCCGTACTATGGGCGGCGCGCACCGCGGTTGCGATTGCAACGTTCCGTCAATCGCTTCGATTGATCGCCGTCATGATTGCGACCGTGTCGTTCCTGATGGCCGCGCACCTTGCGGAGGTGCTCGTTTGGGCCTTGGCTTACGCAATCGTCGGTGCTGCACCTGACGACACCGATCTCATTTACTTCGCCTTCGTGAACTACTCGACGCTCGGCTACGGCGACGTGACACCGGTGGAGCGCTGGCATTTGCTTGGGCCGATGACGGCGATGAACGGCGTGCTGTTGTTCGGTTGGTCGACCGCAGTGATTTTTGAGGTCCTACGGAGGGTAATGACGACCACCCGTAGCGAAGGACGAAGGTGA
- the cax gene encoding calcium/proton exchanger, with amino-acid sequence MNPLLKEIRHNPLLWLLAFVPVVFAAHTLTPEAHTLLFVLSVLAIVPLAVLLSHATESVAAKTGDAVGGLLNATLGNLTELIIALAALRAGQYGLVKASIAGAIVTNSLFMLGASFLLGGLKHHVQEYNRGNARLQAGLLFLATIALLMPSAVSGADPTAGSAVTDRLSVSLSVLLIAAYGLGLLFTLKTHREFFGGADHAETGEAPWPMGLALATLAGVTILVALVSEVFIESVQQAAVAFGMTPAFVGFVVVALVGAAAEMASAFAGARKNRLDLSVGIALGSSAQIALFVAPVLVLLSYLIGPAPMNLQFWPGAVVMMLIATMTVSLVTNSGRSAWFVGVLVLLVYLIFAMTLYLLPPQVP; translated from the coding sequence ATGAACCCTTTGCTTAAGGAAATCCGCCACAATCCGCTGCTCTGGCTGCTGGCCTTCGTGCCCGTGGTGTTCGCCGCTCACACGCTCACGCCCGAAGCGCACACGCTGCTGTTCGTGCTGTCCGTCCTGGCCATCGTGCCACTGGCCGTGCTGCTGAGCCACGCCACCGAATCCGTGGCGGCCAAGACGGGCGATGCGGTCGGCGGCCTGCTCAACGCCACGCTCGGGAACCTGACCGAACTGATCATCGCGCTGGCCGCGTTGCGCGCCGGGCAATACGGGCTCGTGAAGGCCTCCATCGCCGGGGCGATCGTCACCAACTCGTTGTTCATGCTGGGCGCGTCGTTCCTGCTCGGCGGACTCAAGCACCACGTACAGGAATACAACCGGGGCAACGCCCGCCTGCAAGCGGGCCTGCTCTTTCTGGCCACGATCGCGTTGCTGATGCCCTCGGCGGTCTCTGGAGCCGATCCCACCGCAGGATCGGCGGTGACCGACAGGTTGAGCGTGAGCCTGTCCGTGCTGCTCATCGCCGCCTACGGATTGGGCCTGCTGTTCACGCTCAAGACACATCGCGAATTCTTCGGTGGCGCGGATCATGCCGAAACCGGCGAGGCGCCGTGGCCCATGGGCTTGGCTCTGGCCACGCTGGCCGGTGTCACGATCCTGGTCGCGCTGGTGAGCGAGGTGTTCATCGAATCAGTGCAGCAGGCGGCGGTGGCGTTCGGGATGACCCCCGCATTCGTGGGTTTCGTCGTCGTGGCGTTGGTGGGCGCTGCGGCGGAGATGGCCTCAGCCTTTGCCGGCGCGCGCAAGAACCGGCTCGACCTGAGCGTGGGCATTGCGCTGGGAAGCTCGGCCCAGATCGCACTCTTCGTCGCCCCGGTGCTGGTGTTGCTCAGTTACCTCATCGGCCCGGCACCGATGAACCTGCAATTCTGGCCGGGTGCAGTGGTCATGATGCTCATCGCCACGATGACCGTGTCCCTGGTGACCAACAGCGGGCGCTCGGCGTGGTTTGTCGGCGTGCTCGTGCTGCTGGTGTACCTGATCTTCGCGATGACGCTTTATCTGTTGCCACCCCAGGTCCCCTGA
- a CDS encoding peroxidase family protein, with translation MSADAVKVIPGHGIAGRHPKREHLDTLSGHKDPGMFGRMFPRLPPLEVSDAKLQALAAAMLDPDPTDTTRDNPHVPAGFTYLGQFIDHDITLDLTSLSEKDKDPLGIENFRTPSLDLDAVYGLGPDGSPHLYARNPENTSKHGPKLLIGKNINVDFGGVTGNFRNDLPRSPEGFALIGDHRNDENLLVAQTHLAFLKFHNKVCDLIAGSPTPPADIFAEARQTVTWHYQWMVLHDFVERLTEPGIVARILNDGRKYYRFKKTPYMPVEFSAAAYRLGHSMVRQTYSHNRVFHNPPADFSLIFGFSGLSGQIIGDLAPNPPTAPLPVPVLPSNWIIDWRRFYDLATPEGTPDFTLNHARKLDPFLIPELHTLPGGGGNLAFRNMKRGVNLGLPSGQDVAKAMRIKNPLTPQEIASGPEGQVAKKQGLDKATPLWYYILKEAQVRHNGERLGPVGSILISEVFVGLIHGDTKSFLWQAKNWKPTLPAAKPGTFLMTDLLRLVDEIDPIG, from the coding sequence ATGTCGGCCGATGCCGTGAAGGTCATCCCCGGGCATGGCATCGCTGGTCGTCATCCAAAGCGAGAACATCTTGATACCCTGTCCGGCCACAAAGATCCGGGCATGTTTGGTCGTATGTTCCCAAGGCTCCCACCGCTAGAGGTGAGTGATGCCAAGCTGCAGGCGCTTGCTGCCGCGATGCTGGATCCTGATCCGACTGATACCACTCGCGACAACCCTCATGTCCCTGCAGGCTTCACCTACCTGGGACAGTTCATCGACCATGACATCACTCTCGATCTGACTTCCCTTTCCGAGAAGGACAAGGATCCGCTCGGCATTGAGAACTTCCGAACCCCAAGCTTGGATCTTGACGCAGTATATGGCCTCGGGCCGGACGGAAGCCCGCATCTGTATGCCCGCAACCCTGAGAATACGAGCAAGCACGGCCCCAAACTGCTCATCGGCAAGAACATCAATGTCGATTTCGGCGGCGTCACTGGGAACTTCCGCAACGATCTTCCCCGCAGCCCTGAAGGCTTCGCTCTGATCGGCGACCATCGCAACGATGAAAACCTGCTCGTCGCTCAGACGCATCTCGCCTTCCTGAAGTTCCACAACAAGGTTTGTGATCTGATCGCGGGATCTCCCACACCGCCAGCCGATATCTTTGCCGAGGCACGCCAAACAGTAACATGGCACTATCAGTGGATGGTGCTCCACGATTTTGTGGAACGTCTCACTGAACCCGGGATCGTCGCGAGGATCCTTAACGACGGGCGTAAGTACTACCGTTTTAAGAAGACGCCCTATATGCCGGTCGAGTTTTCGGCTGCTGCCTACAGACTCGGCCATAGCATGGTTCGGCAGACCTACAGCCACAACCGGGTCTTTCATAATCCCCCTGCTGATTTCAGCCTGATTTTTGGCTTTAGTGGCCTCTCAGGCCAAATCATCGGTGATCTTGCTCCGAACCCGCCCACAGCCCCCCTGCCGGTTCCTGTGCTGCCGAGCAATTGGATCATTGACTGGCGCCGCTTCTACGATCTCGCCACCCCGGAAGGCACACCCGATTTCACCCTCAACCATGCACGGAAGCTGGACCCGTTCCTTATCCCAGAACTGCACACCCTGCCTGGCGGTGGGGGCAATCTAGCGTTCCGGAACATGAAGCGCGGCGTCAATCTCGGATTGCCCTCAGGCCAAGACGTTGCCAAGGCAATGAGGATCAAGAACCCACTCACGCCCCAAGAGATCGCGAGTGGTCCGGAGGGACAGGTGGCCAAAAAGCAGGGCCTCGATAAAGCAACCCCGCTTTGGTACTACATCCTGAAGGAGGCGCAGGTCCGCCATAACGGCGAGCGCTTAGGTCCTGTGGGCTCGATCCTCATCTCTGAGGTGTTCGTGGGTCTGATCCACGGAGACACAAAATCATTCCTGTGGCAGGCAAAGAACTGGAAGCCGACGTTGCCGGCAGCAAAACCTGGTACGTTTCTGATGACCGACCTGCTTCGTCTGGTGGATGAGATCGATCCGATTGGCTAG
- a CDS encoding ABC transporter substrate-binding protein, which produces MRRRDLVQLLCASALLRPTQPAAQVSGRIRRIGWVETWTLLARNDWGEVAEHLQPLGWRRGSNVRVEMHVATTPAQLSMLAKEAVVAHPDLIVTNGTPATLAVLAETRSIPVLFFEIADPVGNGIVGNLSRPSGNVTGFTTFEPSLGGKWLQLLTEVDPRVQRAAILFNPETARNRASPFVREFEAVAASLSIEPILAFAQDASGIEPVIATLAAEPGGALLVLPDVFTFSQRRLIIDLAEQYRVPAIYGTRYMAATGGLLAYGPTTEGLYRGIASYMDRILRGANPGELPIQAPTRYALVVNLGTAKALGLTVPPSLLAAADEVIE; this is translated from the coding sequence ATGAGGCGGCGCGATCTCGTCCAGCTCCTCTGCGCATCGGCGCTGCTCCGTCCGACACAGCCGGCGGCCCAGGTGTCGGGTCGAATTCGGCGGATCGGTTGGGTGGAAACCTGGACCCTTCTCGCGCGGAATGACTGGGGGGAAGTTGCCGAGCACCTCCAGCCGCTGGGTTGGAGGAGGGGCAGCAATGTGCGCGTCGAGATGCACGTGGCGACAACCCCGGCTCAACTGTCGATGCTGGCAAAGGAGGCCGTCGTAGCGCACCCCGATCTCATTGTGACAAACGGGACGCCCGCGACACTTGCAGTGCTCGCCGAAACCCGCAGCATCCCGGTGCTCTTTTTCGAGATTGCCGACCCGGTCGGGAATGGCATCGTCGGCAATCTCTCCCGCCCAAGCGGCAACGTGACCGGGTTCACAACCTTTGAGCCTTCGCTCGGAGGCAAATGGTTGCAACTTCTCACGGAGGTCGACCCGCGAGTGCAGCGAGCGGCGATCCTGTTCAACCCTGAGACCGCCCGCAATCGTGCGTCGCCTTTCGTACGCGAGTTTGAGGCGGTCGCGGCCTCACTTTCGATTGAGCCGATCCTGGCTTTCGCCCAGGATGCGTCCGGGATCGAGCCTGTGATTGCAACTCTTGCAGCCGAGCCTGGCGGGGCTCTTCTTGTTCTGCCGGATGTCTTTACCTTTTCGCAGCGGCGCTTGATCATCGACCTTGCGGAACAGTATCGTGTGCCAGCGATCTATGGCACCCGCTACATGGCGGCAACAGGCGGGCTGCTCGCCTACGGTCCCACCACTGAGGGGCTTTACCGAGGTATCGCCTCCTACATGGATCGGATTCTCCGGGGCGCCAACCCGGGCGAGTTGCCGATTCAGGCACCGACGCGATACGCGCTCGTCGTCAATCTCGGGACCGCAAAGGCGCTGGGCCTCACAGTACCGCCAAGCCTATTGGCCGCCGCCGACGAGGTGATCGAGTGA
- a CDS encoding amino acid ABC transporter substrate-binding protein, whose translation MTKMLVAIAFGLTASVVATGASAQVTLASVKQKGFLTCGASSGSIGFGMPDAQGNWTGFDVEFCRAIAATIFDDPTKVRFIPLNAKDRFSALQAGEVDVLSRNSTMTMSRDTQLGLDFPAVTYFDGQGFMVRKKLGVSSAKELNAKSICTQQGTTTELNLADYFRANNMKYQAALFATADEAKKAYDAGRCDAFTTDVSGLYVARSWVSNPDEDLILPEIISKEPLGPVVRHGDNQWGDIVRWTHNAMLNAEELGITKVNVEQMKTSENPEIKRLLGTEGKFGEAIGLTNDWAVRIIKHVGTYGEVFEKNVGEDSRLKIKRGQNALWTKGGLQFGIPVR comes from the coding sequence ATGACAAAGATGCTCGTAGCGATCGCCTTCGGCCTGACGGCAAGCGTGGTTGCGACTGGCGCCTCGGCCCAGGTGACGCTCGCCAGCGTGAAGCAGAAGGGTTTTCTGACCTGCGGTGCGAGCAGCGGCTCCATTGGCTTTGGCATGCCCGATGCCCAGGGCAACTGGACGGGCTTCGACGTGGAGTTCTGTCGCGCCATCGCCGCCACCATCTTCGATGACCCGACCAAGGTTCGCTTCATCCCCCTCAATGCCAAGGATCGCTTCTCCGCGCTTCAGGCAGGCGAAGTGGACGTGCTGTCCCGCAACTCCACCATGACCATGTCGCGCGACACGCAGCTCGGCCTCGACTTCCCGGCGGTTACCTACTTCGACGGTCAGGGCTTCATGGTCCGCAAAAAGCTTGGCGTCTCCTCGGCTAAGGAGCTGAACGCCAAATCGATCTGCACCCAGCAGGGCACCACCACCGAGCTGAACCTCGCCGACTACTTCCGCGCCAACAACATGAAGTACCAGGCCGCCCTCTTCGCCACGGCGGATGAGGCGAAGAAAGCCTATGATGCCGGCCGCTGCGATGCCTTCACGACCGATGTCTCTGGCCTCTATGTTGCCCGCTCGTGGGTCTCGAACCCTGATGAAGACCTCATTCTGCCCGAGATCATCTCGAAGGAGCCGCTGGGTCCAGTGGTGCGCCATGGCGATAACCAATGGGGCGATATCGTGCGCTGGACGCATAATGCCATGCTGAACGCCGAAGAGCTTGGCATCACGAAGGTGAACGTCGAGCAGATGAAGACCTCCGAGAACCCGGAGATCAAGCGGCTTCTCGGTACGGAGGGCAAGTTCGGCGAGGCCATCGGCCTGACCAATGACTGGGCCGTCCGCATCATCAAGCACGTGGGCACCTACGGCGAGGTGTTCGAGAAGAACGTCGGCGAAGACTCGCGCCTGAAGATCAAGCGCGGTCAGAACGCCCTCTGGACCAAGGGCGGCCTGCAATTCGGCATCCCGGTTCGCTAG
- the ugpB gene encoding sn-glycerol-3-phosphate ABC transporter substrate-binding protein UgpB, with product MDHKLGTVMDTNAAGRSRSIRLGWKAIPARPRARRQASIGPAGLSVKKTVVLATLMLSLGSTSSLAQTEIQWWHAMTGVNNEVVNRLAQEFNASQSEYKVAPTFKGTYAETLDAGIAAFRAGGGAHILQVFEVGTATMMAAPGAVKPVYQLMAETGETFDPRAYLPAITGYYSTSRGEMLSFPFNSSSMVMWVNRDALKSANISEIPKTWPETFDAARKLQAAGHQSCGFSTAFITWAMLEQFSAWHNIPLATKANGLDGLDTQLKFNSPLHVRHLETLVNLQKDKTFDYSGRDFRGSGRFTSRECPIFLNSSAFYGDVRANAKFDFTAAPMPYYPDVKDAPQNSIIGGASLWVMGGKKPEEYKGVAKFFTFLSDTDRQVRLHQETGYLPITKAAYETTKASGFYDKNPILEVPLQELSNKEPTEHSRGLRLGNMVQLRDVWAEEIEATLAGQKTAKAALDAAVERGNQMLRQFERTARPR from the coding sequence ATGGACCACAAGCTGGGTACCGTCATGGATACCAACGCCGCAGGCCGCTCGCGCTCGATCAGGCTCGGCTGGAAGGCGATACCTGCGCGGCCTAGGGCGCGCCGCCAAGCTTCCATCGGTCCCGCAGGGCTATCAGTGAAAAAGACGGTTGTTCTTGCCACCCTGATGCTGAGCCTTGGCTCGACATCATCGCTTGCCCAGACCGAGATCCAGTGGTGGCACGCCATGACCGGCGTCAACAACGAGGTCGTGAACAGGCTCGCCCAGGAGTTCAATGCGAGCCAGAGCGAGTACAAGGTCGCGCCTACCTTCAAGGGCACCTATGCGGAGACGCTGGATGCCGGCATCGCAGCGTTCCGTGCGGGCGGCGGCGCCCATATCCTGCAGGTGTTCGAGGTCGGCACCGCCACCATGATGGCTGCGCCCGGTGCGGTGAAGCCGGTATATCAGCTGATGGCGGAAACGGGTGAGACGTTCGATCCGAGAGCCTATCTTCCCGCGATCACCGGCTACTACTCGACGAGCAGGGGCGAGATGCTTTCGTTTCCCTTCAACTCATCCTCCATGGTGATGTGGGTGAACCGGGACGCTCTGAAGAGCGCTAATATTTCCGAGATTCCAAAGACGTGGCCGGAGACCTTCGATGCGGCCAGGAAGCTACAGGCTGCAGGCCACCAAAGTTGCGGCTTCTCCACTGCCTTTATCACCTGGGCGATGCTCGAGCAGTTCTCCGCCTGGCACAACATCCCGCTGGCCACCAAGGCAAATGGGCTCGATGGTCTCGACACACAGCTGAAGTTCAACTCACCCCTGCATGTCAGGCACTTAGAGACTCTGGTGAACCTGCAGAAGGACAAGACCTTTGACTATTCCGGCCGCGACTTCAGAGGTTCGGGTCGCTTTACCTCTCGAGAATGCCCGATCTTCCTGAATTCCTCGGCCTTCTATGGCGACGTGAGAGCGAATGCGAAGTTCGATTTCACGGCAGCTCCGATGCCGTACTACCCGGACGTGAAGGATGCGCCGCAGAACTCGATCATCGGTGGCGCGTCGCTGTGGGTGATGGGCGGCAAGAAGCCCGAGGAGTACAAGGGCGTGGCCAAGTTCTTCACGTTCCTGTCCGACACGGATCGCCAGGTGCGCTTGCATCAGGAGACAGGCTATTTGCCGATCACCAAGGCCGCCTACGAGACAACGAAGGCGTCTGGCTTCTACGACAAGAACCCGATCCTCGAAGTGCCTTTGCAGGAGCTCAGCAACAAGGAGCCGACGGAGCACTCGCGCGGTCTGCGCCTCGGCAACATGGTGCAACTGCGTGATGTCTGGGCCGAGGAGATCGAGGCGACGCTCGCCGGACAGAAGACCGCCAAGGCGGCGCTTGACGCAGCCGTAGAGCGTGGCAACCAGATGTTGCGCCAATTTGAGCGAACCGCTCGTCCACGGTGA